TTTGAATTCCTGAAGAGCCTATACCATCAAATTCACTCCCAATTACGGTATTATTCTGGCTTTCTCTATGGAAATCAACACCAGCTTTACCTATCATCTTGAACTTACAATCATCAAATCTAATGTTACTAGAATAATCAAATCTGATTGCCCCTGGCATTTTAGTCCAGTTACCGTTACGTTTCAAAAATGATGCCTGTCCTGTAACAGCCCCTTCTTCGCTATTGGGACTATTATAACCTGTACATTCAAATGAGATTCCTGTAAATGAAATATTCTTAATGTGGTCATTGCTTTCTCCAGAACCTAAAATCAAATCTTCCACTTTTGGTACATAAACTTGGGCACTCTGCATATCTTCACCATTTCTTGGTATATAATAGATATACTTGGAACTTCTGTCAAAATAACTTTCGCCTGGTTCATCCAGTAGTTCAAAAGCATTTTGTACATAGTTAGGGTCTTGGATAGCAAGAGGTCCTCCTATTCCAGTTTGTACATCATAGAAAGCTTGTGGTTTCATTTCTATGTTCAATCCACCAGAAGAATTAGTTAGTGCACTCTTAACTGGTATAATATGAAATGTCCATCCTACAAGGTATACCATTTCAATATCTGATACATTTCTCCAATTATTCATATTATTGAACTCATAAGAAGAGTCTGTTGTATATCCTTGATGAACAGTTAGAGTTCTATCTCTTGCAGTATCTTCATAATATTTTGGGAAACCATCAACTGAATTATCGTACCATGTCATATTTGGATTATCATAACCACTCCATCCATTGATTCCTGTTCCTGTATTTCTTGCGATTACTGCTCTTCTTCCATTAACATATATTTCTCTGGAATAGTCTACATCCGAAGGTGCTAAAGCTCTATAAGCACCTGCTTTATCTGGAGCCGCTTCCCATCCTTCAACTTTTTTCCCACCACTGATTACTGGTGTCTCGTTAGGGTATGCTTTATATAATACATTGTACCCGTTTGTTCCTGAATCAGTTTTGTTTAGTATTATAGGTTCATCAATGAAATATGTTCCCCCCCTAAGATATACAATTATATCACCTGTCATATTGCTGTTTATGGTTCTTACAAAATCTCTTGCTCCTGCAATAGTTTTTAATGGTGCTTCTATAGTCCCAGGATTATTGTCATTCCCATCGGGTGATACGTATAACTCAGCTTGATAATTATCTTGTTTTGTTATGGTTACGTTCCACTTATAGCTATTACCATTTTTTGCAGTGACTGTATATTCTACAGATCCATTGCTAAAATCCATAGCTTGATTATTATCAGGTGAACAAGTTGTATAGTCTGTAGTTGTTATTATCGGATAGACTTTAGTTAGATCTGTATCATTAAATACTTTTATATTAATCTGCTGATTAGTATAATCTATGCTAGTTGAACCTATCTGATTTGGTACAACAAATGATTTTATACCGGCTTTTTGAACAACCACATCAACTTCTGGTTGTAAATTGTCAGGATTATAAAAATAAGGTGGTGAAGTAAATAGATTATTATTAATAGTTCCTGTGAAATGATAGATACCTGGCTGATTAGGATTAAAAGGATTGTTTATGTCTTCTTTCCAACTTTTATTAGGGTCTGTTGACGGATATATATCTATCCTACCCCTAATGTCATTCTTCTCTTGTGTTGCATACATAGCTTGATGTGGCAATGGAAGATTGTCATTTGCTATTCCTTCTGTCACTACTATATCATCAATACTTCTTATGCTTGTCAGCTTGATGGGTTCTCCATAGACTTCCATTTCAACAATATGTACCCAATCATCACTTGGTGTTAATTTAATATAACGTACAGTACTGTCATAGGATATGCTGCATTCATATGGCTCATAATATGCAGGACTATTATTTATACCACTTGCACTTGGCGGATCTATTCCCGTATCCTGGTCATATACTGTTGTCCAGTTTGTTTTATCATTACTTACTTCTAATTTTATATGGACTGGTGCACACTCGAAATTAACATTGTTAGAATTCTTGTTAAAGTATAATAACACTTTATTTATGGATCTCTCCTGCCCCAAATCTACAATTGCCCAATAAGGTTCTACATAGTTCTCTTCAAATGGTGCCCAAAATGTTGCCACACCATCTACTGATGCCCTGTCTTTCCTTCCGTCAACAATAGCACTTGCTGGATACTCTGGGTAAGATGAAGATGCCTCTACATTTTTCCCTAATGCATAATTTTCACTCACCGCTTCTGCATGTACCGTTAAATAACTAAATGATAAATTAAATAGATTAGTAAATACATAAAAACATAATACTGTGACAATTAATAAACGCGAATATTTTTTTATCCCCATAATAATAAAAATCCTCCTTCTTAAAAATATTGTTAATCTCAATATTTATTATATTTGATTAAATCAAACAAACAATAATAAAATATCACAAAAAATATAAATATATGATTATTATTAATAATTCTTTGGTAAAATTTACTGATTAAACACATTTAAACAATATATTTTATAATAATATAGCTTAATTTATTAAATAATATATATTAATTATTGTATATATTTGATATATGATATTCCCAACATATAGTACTTATCTGTTATTATTAAATATTATTTGTTTGAGAATAAGTTACACTATAATACTAAGTAATATTCACAGATAATATGGTTAAACTAGATATTGATAACATATTAGAAAGGAGCATATCATGTTAAATAGTATCTATGAAACACGTACAAGATTAGATGAAGGTTACCATATCTCATTGACCATACCAAAAGAAGAATACACAGTCATATATGGAAATGATATCAATGAACAACATGCCACTGAGATTATTAATGATTATCTACAACATAGAGATGATGACGGTGAAGCCCATGACATCAAGATATATGACCATGAAGCCAGTAATATGATTGAGATAGAAGCTCAGTTGAATTATATAGGAAATGAGCATACTGATTATCATAAATCTCCTGGAAAACTGTTTTCAAAAAATACCAATGAATAATATATACCAAGGGGCTTAATCATTAAATTTCAGCCCCGTTTTATTTCCCCATAAAGGACTCATGTCCATTGACTGAAATCGGGAATTATACTATAATTATAGTACTTGGACATATTATAATTTATAGCTTTTAATATATTCAAGTATCTAAAATTAAATATTATTGGGAGGATTGTTATGAAAAACAGAGTAAGAAAGTTATTAAGCATGTTACTAGTTCTAACCGTAGTATTTAATCTACATACTATATTCATGTATGCAGGTGACGATACTATCACTTCAACACCAACAACTACTGACACAACCTTACCAGCAGTCAATCAGCTAGAAAATGTAATTGACATATTAACTGTCAACGACTTCCACGGAAATGTAAAAGAAAGTGGTAAAAACATAGGAATGTCTAAAATGGTTCGTTATATTAATGAACAAAAAGCTGTAAATCCTAATACCATTGTTGTTTCTGGTGGAGATAACTACCAAGGAACAGCTCTTTCTAATCTAACATATGGTGCTCCTGTTAATGAAATGTTCAAAGGAATGGATGTTCTTGCATCAGCAGTAGGAAACCATGAATTTGACTGGGGTGTAGATAGAATTGAACAATGGGCAAAAGATGGGAATTTTACTTTCCTTGCTTCTAATATCTACGATAAAACAACTAATGAACCTGTAACTTGGGCCAAGCCTTATTTAATTCATGAAATAGCAAATAAAAAAATTGCATTTATTGGTATATCAACAATAGAAACTGCTCATAAAACTAAAGTAGATAATGTAGCTACTCTAGAATTCAAATCAGCTGACGAGGCTGCTAAGATTTGGGTAGATTATCTACAAGCTGGTAAAGCTGAAGAAGGAACTCCAGATATAATTATCGCCCTAACTCATGTTCCTACATGGCAGGATAACTATGGAGAAAATCCTGAAACTCCTATAACTGGTGATGAAATCAATGCTCTATGTCAAGTTGAAGGACTTGACGCAGTTATAACAGGTCATTCACATAAAACTGTTGCTGGTTATATCAATGATAAACCTGTTGTTCAAGCATATAAATATGGTAGAGCAGTTGGTAAAATATCTATAGAACTAAATGAAGATGGTACAGTAAAATCCATTACTCCATCTGTAGATTCTGTTTATAAAAATTCTAAAGACCTACTTGAAGATTCAGAAACCAAAGAAATATATGATAAATACAAAGAAGATTTTGCTCCAATAGCTGACGAAGTGGTAGGACAGTTAAAAGGACGTTTAGCACATGATACCAATAACGTTACTCCACTAGGCTATTATGTTACAGATATCATGAGAAAATCCGCTAATGCTCAAATAGGATTAACTAATGGTGGCGGTCTTAGAAGAAGTCTTGAAGAAGGCGATATTACTATGGGCGATTTATACGAGGTAATACCTTTTGATAATACTTTAGTCACTATGGAAGTATCTGGTTCATTACTTCAATCATTAGTAGATCATGGAATTGATGCAGCTGACATGGGTGACGGTCAATTTGCTGGATTGAAGGTTATATATGACCCTAATGCAGAATATGAAAAAAGAGTAGTCAGCATTACATTAGAAGATGGTACTCCTTTAGATATGGATAAAAAATATACATTGGTAACTAATGATTTTGTAGCTACTGGTGGAGATAAGTACAACTTTGAAGGTGCTGAAAATGTTGTAGACACATTTGTTCCAATAAGAGATGAACTTGTTAAAGCAATAAAAGCAGAAGGTACAGTAGTAGCTCCTACCGTAGACGTAATGTCAACTATAGGTACTTATGAAATAAAAGCTGGTGATGTTTTATGGAAAATAGCTAAGGTATATAATACTACCTATCAAGAACTAGCTAAGTTAAACAACTTAAAGAATCCTCATAAAATATACACCGGAAAAACATTATTAGTACCCGCTAACTAATTAGTATTTAGTAAGGGGCTGTATCATGATACAGTCCCTTTTCTTAACCCTGAACAAGGAGAAAAATGACATGAAATGTAGATTATTAGTTTTGATTATACTTACTTCATTGTTCTTGACCTCTTGTAATTCCAACCCTGAAGGTGATATTACTAAAGATGAAAAATATGGTGGTCTTGCTACATATTATGAAGAAGATATGGAAAAACCTGAATATGACGTGGTCAAAGCAAAAGTTATTAGAGTAGATAGAGATGATACTACTCTTGATCGTCCTGACATTCCAATTGAACAAGACATTAGATATCAGCATCTTTATATTAGGTTATTGCAAGGTAAGCATAAAGGCGAAGAATACTCTGTCAGGAACACAGTTGAGATGGTCAATCCATATAGACTGGTTTTTAAGACAGGAGATAAAATGTACATCTATGTTTATGAAACCGATAAAGGCACAGTTGGAAATATACATATATATGAACGCTGTAGAGACAGTGCAATCTTTATCATTGTGATAGCTTTCTTGATACTATTAGTTGTCGTAGGAGGATTCAAAGGACTAAAATCAGTAATTACCCTTACTTTCACCATAATACTCATAGCCTTTGTTATGTTACCACTTATTCTAAGAGGTTTTAATCCTTTGGTAGTAACAGTGGGAATCATATCTATAACTACAACCTTTACATTGCTTATAATAAGTGGGTGGAACAAAAAGACAAGAACAGCAATTTTAGGTACTGTAGGCGGGGTTCTAGTAGCAGCTCTTGCTGCTGGTCTTGTCAGTGGAGTTGCCATGCTCACTGGACTTGGTGATGAACAGGCTAGAATGTTAGCATATATTCCTCAAAATAGGCACTTGGATTTTAAAGGAATCTTATTATCTGGTATTATAATAGGTGCTCTAGGAGCTGTTATGGATGTTTCACTATCAATAGCTTCAGCTATGTGGGAAATCGAAGACAATACACCTAAGATATCGACTAAAAGATTAATAAAATCAGGCATGAATATTGGTAAAGATATAATGGGTTCTATGTCCAATACGTTGATATTAGCTTATGTTGGCGGTTCAATACATCTCTTGTTGTTGTTTATCGCTTATGACATAACTATAATTGAAATCTTGAATATGGATATGATTGCCTCAGAAATCGTAAGGGCAGTAGCAGGCAGTATAGGTCTCATTTCGGCTATTCCATTAACTACATGGATAGGTGGCACAATAGGAAGAAAAAATTAAGTTTTTGTAGACAACCAATACTTTATTCTATATAATATACTTGTACTGTAGCAGAGCAGATATTACGCGTTAAGTGTTAGAGGATGGGAAGTTTCCTCTAAACGAAAAACCTACATGGTGTTAGGTTTGCGGTGTGATATTGTTTCCGCTGTTACATAGAGAATAAGTGTATGATAATACCTTTTTTCTTTTTATGTAACAGATACTATGTAAAAAGAAAGGGGGTTTTTTGTTTATGCAAAATAATACAAAAACCGTTTATGTGATGCTTTTATGATTATTTTCGGAATAATACAATTAATAATCCAATAAAATTATAGGAGGCACATAAATGAATAAATCAAAATCAAGTTATTATATAAAAGTAATTGTACAGACAGGTCTACTTATCGCAATCGCCCAGATTGTTAAGATGTTCAGTACTTACATCTATTTTGCAGGAGCACCAGCAATTAGAATTAGTTTCTCAGGTCCTTTTACCAAAATGCCTGGTATCTTGTTTGGTCCTGTTGTGGGTGGTATTAGTGCTGGTCTATCTGATATTATAGGTTATCTTATTAAACCTCAAGGACCTTATATTCCTTGGTTAGGCGTAACAGCTATATTAGGTGGTATTCTTACTCCTCTCATCTGGAAAGGATTAAAGAATATTGAGATCAAAAAACTGCAAACTATATGTATAATTGTTTTTTCAGCAATCGGTCTACTTGGTATATTTAATCATATTCAACTTACTTACTATGAAACTGGTACTTGGGCTAAATATATATCATCTATTGGCAAAACCACTACTTTTGCAACTGTTTTATTAATAGCTACTTCACTAGTAGGATTCTTACTGCTGTTGATAGACCGCATAATCCAAAAAAGATATAATCAACTTAAAATATATAATAATTTCTTGAAATTAATTATATCCGTGGGTATACCAGGATTATTAGTAACTACGATTAATACTCAACTTCTTAGAATGTTTATTCCTGTGTTATCCAAAAAAGCCTTTATTGCTTTTCTACTGCCTAGACTTGTAGAAGAGTTATTCATAACAGTTTATATATCATATATGTTGTCGCTATTGCTATATTTATATAATAATTTATTTAAAAACAAATAATCACTTAGAGGTATGGATAAATGAAGAAGATATATTCAACAAATAGATTGGTACTACGAACTATTGATACATCCTTCACTAGAAGGGTATTAGACTATTATACACGTAACAAAGATTTTCTGATGCCTTGGGAACCAAAACGTGAACAAAACTTTTATAAGCCTATGACACATAGAAAAACTTTACGAAGAGAACAAGATCTAATTAATAATCTATCTATGCTCAGGCTTTGGATTTTCAAGAAAGAGGATACTGGTTTTGAAAGAATTATAGGAACCTTAGCCTTCTCCAACATTGTTAGAGGCTGTTTTCAATCATGTTTCTTAGGATATAAGCTTGATAAAGATGAAATTAATAAAGGTTATATGTCAGAAGCTCTTGAAAAAGGAATAGAAGTAATGTTTCATGACTATAAGCTTCACCGCATAGAAGCTAACATAATACCTAGGAATGAAGCTTCAATTAATCTAGTTAAAAAATTAGGATTCACTAACGAAGGACTATCAAAGAAATATCTTAAGATCAATGATATATGGGAGGATCACTATCATATGGTATTGCTTAATGAAGACATGGAATAGAAAAATAAATGTAGAAATATATCTT
The window above is part of the Vallitalea guaymasensis genome. Proteins encoded here:
- a CDS encoding 5'-nucleotidase C-terminal domain-containing protein, which translates into the protein MKNRVRKLLSMLLVLTVVFNLHTIFMYAGDDTITSTPTTTDTTLPAVNQLENVIDILTVNDFHGNVKESGKNIGMSKMVRYINEQKAVNPNTIVVSGGDNYQGTALSNLTYGAPVNEMFKGMDVLASAVGNHEFDWGVDRIEQWAKDGNFTFLASNIYDKTTNEPVTWAKPYLIHEIANKKIAFIGISTIETAHKTKVDNVATLEFKSADEAAKIWVDYLQAGKAEEGTPDIIIALTHVPTWQDNYGENPETPITGDEINALCQVEGLDAVITGHSHKTVAGYINDKPVVQAYKYGRAVGKISIELNEDGTVKSITPSVDSVYKNSKDLLEDSETKEIYDKYKEDFAPIADEVVGQLKGRLAHDTNNVTPLGYYVTDIMRKSANAQIGLTNGGGLRRSLEEGDITMGDLYEVIPFDNTLVTMEVSGSLLQSLVDHGIDAADMGDGQFAGLKVIYDPNAEYEKRVVSITLEDGTPLDMDKKYTLVTNDFVATGGDKYNFEGAENVVDTFVPIRDELVKAIKAEGTVVAPTVDVMSTIGTYEIKAGDVLWKIAKVYNTTYQELAKLNNLKNPHKIYTGKTLLVPAN
- a CDS encoding ECF transporter S component yields the protein MNKSKSSYYIKVIVQTGLLIAIAQIVKMFSTYIYFAGAPAIRISFSGPFTKMPGILFGPVVGGISAGLSDIIGYLIKPQGPYIPWLGVTAILGGILTPLIWKGLKNIEIKKLQTICIIVFSAIGLLGIFNHIQLTYYETGTWAKYISSIGKTTTFATVLLIATSLVGFLLLLIDRIIQKRYNQLKIYNNFLKLIISVGIPGLLVTTINTQLLRMFIPVLSKKAFIAFLLPRLVEELFITVYISYMLSLLLYLYNNLFKNK
- a CDS encoding GNAT family N-acetyltransferase yields the protein MKKIYSTNRLVLRTIDTSFTRRVLDYYTRNKDFLMPWEPKREQNFYKPMTHRKTLRREQDLINNLSMLRLWIFKKEDTGFERIIGTLAFSNIVRGCFQSCFLGYKLDKDEINKGYMSEALEKGIEVMFHDYKLHRIEANIIPRNEASINLVKKLGFTNEGLSKKYLKINDIWEDHYHMVLLNEDME
- a CDS encoding YibE/F family protein codes for the protein MKCRLLVLIILTSLFLTSCNSNPEGDITKDEKYGGLATYYEEDMEKPEYDVVKAKVIRVDRDDTTLDRPDIPIEQDIRYQHLYIRLLQGKHKGEEYSVRNTVEMVNPYRLVFKTGDKMYIYVYETDKGTVGNIHIYERCRDSAIFIIVIAFLILLVVVGGFKGLKSVITLTFTIILIAFVMLPLILRGFNPLVVTVGIISITTTFTLLIISGWNKKTRTAILGTVGGVLVAALAAGLVSGVAMLTGLGDEQARMLAYIPQNRHLDFKGILLSGIIIGALGAVMDVSLSIASAMWEIEDNTPKISTKRLIKSGMNIGKDIMGSMSNTLILAYVGGSIHLLLLFIAYDITIIEILNMDMIASEIVRAVAGSIGLISAIPLTTWIGGTIGRKN
- a CDS encoding discoidin domain-containing protein, giving the protein MGIKKYSRLLIVTVLCFYVFTNLFNLSFSYLTVHAEAVSENYALGKNVEASSSYPEYPASAIVDGRKDRASVDGVATFWAPFEENYVEPYWAIVDLGQERSINKVLLYFNKNSNNVNFECAPVHIKLEVSNDKTNWTTVYDQDTGIDPPSASGINNSPAYYEPYECSISYDSTVRYIKLTPSDDWVHIVEMEVYGEPIKLTSIRSIDDIVVTEGIANDNLPLPHQAMYATQEKNDIRGRIDIYPSTDPNKSWKEDINNPFNPNQPGIYHFTGTINNNLFTSPPYFYNPDNLQPEVDVVVQKAGIKSFVVPNQIGSTSIDYTNQQINIKVFNDTDLTKVYPIITTTDYTTCSPDNNQAMDFSNGSVEYTVTAKNGNSYKWNVTITKQDNYQAELYVSPDGNDNNPGTIEAPLKTIAGARDFVRTINSNMTGDIIVYLRGGTYFIDEPIILNKTDSGTNGYNVLYKAYPNETPVISGGKKVEGWEAAPDKAGAYRALAPSDVDYSREIYVNGRRAVIARNTGTGINGWSGYDNPNMTWYDNSVDGFPKYYEDTARDRTLTVHQGYTTDSSYEFNNMNNWRNVSDIEMVYLVGWTFHIIPVKSALTNSSGGLNIEMKPQAFYDVQTGIGGPLAIQDPNYVQNAFELLDEPGESYFDRSSKYIYYIPRNGEDMQSAQVYVPKVEDLILGSGESNDHIKNISFTGISFECTGYNSPNSEEGAVTGQASFLKRNGNWTKMPGAIRFDYSSNIRFDDCKFKMIGKAGVDFHRESQNNTVIGSEFDGIGSSGIQIGPENTEESNYAADTNVVKNNKILANKIYNIGESYNGAIGVWLGLTKGTIVSYNDLDHVSYTGISSGWSWGYDCPTIAGQNVIEYNHIRNCLEKLHDGGGIYMLGYQPGSRIKGNHVHDNVVGAPGGIYLDEGSSGYTDISRNVVYRVASSQPDTFFFNRNVGYWSEMSDRDIMVGHMDAVMTENYPHNHFTYPGSSSRPNPSEPDMSIPYVVDTISKAGNHKSYSYIIDDNDIENIYQGTWVQYTQDPNNYLDTEHYSNTQDSYIEYEFIGTGVDWIGAKNSNLGYADIYLDGQLVQENLDCYESSSKQHQQVLYSVRGLANNKHTIKIVVSGDKNASSSNTYIVHDAFKIWQ